A portion of the Deinococcus peraridilitoris DSM 19664 genome contains these proteins:
- a CDS encoding M3 family metallopeptidase produces the protein MRQTVLQAREHGYASAREAILLPQDVPPAAMDAVIDTFEANLGTWHRYWRARRQLLGVEGLGPWDVHATLGSSVIEVPYEQAVEWILEGLRPLGLEYTEPLRRGLTLDRWVDVYPTRGKASNAFSHGSHGTRPFILMNYVNDLPNMSVLAHELGHSMHSYLTWETQPSVYGNYGMFVAETASNFNQAMLRAHLLERESGRAFQLGMMDEAFANFYRYFFVMPTLARLEKRLYAAIEAGEGVSADQLTDWTAELFMQGYGPEISLSEEDRQRVGVTWAQFGHLYAPFYVFQYATGISAANALASGVLAGEEGARERYLEFLRLGCSVPQLDALKIAGVDMTTSAPIERGFEVLAGLVERLEQLAEG, from the coding sequence GTGCGCCAGACGGTGCTGCAGGCACGTGAGCACGGCTACGCCAGTGCCCGCGAAGCGATCCTGCTGCCGCAGGACGTGCCGCCCGCCGCGATGGACGCCGTCATCGACACTTTCGAAGCGAACCTCGGCACCTGGCACCGCTACTGGCGCGCGCGGCGCCAGCTGCTGGGCGTCGAGGGGCTGGGGCCCTGGGACGTGCACGCCACCCTGGGCTCCAGCGTGATCGAGGTGCCGTACGAGCAGGCGGTGGAATGGATTCTGGAAGGATTGCGTCCACTGGGTCTGGAATACACCGAGCCACTTCGGCGCGGCCTCACGCTGGACCGCTGGGTGGACGTGTACCCGACCAGGGGCAAGGCGTCCAACGCCTTCTCACACGGCAGTCACGGCACGCGACCGTTCATCCTGATGAACTACGTAAACGACCTGCCCAACATGAGCGTGCTGGCCCACGAGCTGGGCCACTCGATGCACTCCTACCTCACCTGGGAGACCCAGCCCAGCGTGTACGGCAACTACGGGATGTTCGTCGCGGAGACCGCCAGCAACTTCAACCAGGCGATGCTGCGCGCGCACCTGCTGGAGCGCGAAAGTGGGCGCGCCTTTCAACTCGGCATGATGGACGAGGCCTTCGCGAACTTCTACCGCTACTTTTTCGTGATGCCCACCCTGGCGCGGCTCGAAAAACGGCTGTACGCCGCCATCGAAGCGGGCGAGGGCGTCAGTGCCGACCAGCTCACCGACTGGACGGCGGAGCTGTTCATGCAGGGGTACGGACCGGAAATTTCCCTCTCGGAAGAGGACCGTCAGCGGGTCGGCGTCACCTGGGCGCAGTTCGGACACCTGTATGCGCCCTTTTACGTCTTTCAGTACGCCACCGGCATCAGTGCGGCAAACGCCCTGGCCAGCGGCGTGCTCGCGGGCGAGGAAGGCGCGCGCGAACGCTACCTGGAGTTTCTGCGCCTGGGATGCAGCGTGCCGCAACTGGACGCCCTGAAGATCGCCGGAGTGGACATGACCACCAGCGCCCCCATCGAGCGCGGCTTTGAGGTGCTCGCGGGGCTGGTCGAGCGCCTCGAACAGCTCGCCGAGGGCTGA
- a CDS encoding ABC transporter ATP-binding protein, with translation MTETAVKPQLNSGRERVLDVQNLDVAYGEAQVVFGVSLHVDKGELVGLVGGNGSGKSTILRVVSGMIRARGGTATYRGKTLNGTPAYQITDMGVAHVPMGRQLFGQMSVEENLIMGAYLPRTKAHRAQNLQKVYDFFPRLTEKKSMPAAALSGGEQQMVAIGRALMSEPEVLLMDEPSLGLAPLVVKEVMRVIASLRELGLTVLLVEQNVRQVLKVTDRSYVLEQGRLVIEGPSAELLHNPEVQRAYLGI, from the coding sequence ATGACTGAAACTGCCGTGAAACCTCAACTCAACTCCGGGCGTGAGCGTGTGCTCGACGTACAGAACCTCGACGTCGCCTACGGTGAGGCGCAGGTGGTGTTCGGCGTGAGCCTGCACGTCGACAAGGGCGAACTCGTTGGGCTCGTCGGCGGCAACGGCAGCGGCAAAAGCACCATCCTGCGCGTCGTGTCCGGCATGATCCGCGCACGGGGTGGCACCGCCACGTACCGCGGTAAAACCCTCAACGGCACCCCTGCCTACCAGATCACCGACATGGGTGTCGCGCACGTTCCGATGGGGCGGCAGCTGTTCGGGCAGATGAGCGTCGAGGAGAACCTGATCATGGGCGCCTACCTGCCACGCACCAAGGCGCACCGCGCGCAGAACTTGCAGAAGGTCTACGACTTCTTTCCGCGCCTGACTGAGAAGAAGAGCATGCCCGCCGCCGCGCTCTCGGGCGGTGAGCAGCAGATGGTCGCCATCGGCCGCGCCCTGATGAGCGAGCCCGAAGTGCTGCTGATGGACGAACCCAGCCTGGGTCTGGCGCCCCTGGTCGTCAAGGAAGTCATGCGGGTCATCGCCTCTCTGCGCGAACTCGGCCTGACCGTGCTGCTCGTCGAGCAGAACGTCCGGCAGGTGCTGAAGGTGACCGACCGCAGCTACGTGCTGGAGCAGGGAAGGCTGGTTATCGAAGGACCCAGCGCAGAGCTGCTGCACAATCCCGAAGTGCAGCGCGCCTATCTCGGCATCTGA
- a CDS encoding ABC transporter ATP-binding protein codes for MTTTAPHPIQDTATAPLLRAENVRVQFGGLVAVKDISLAVKSGEILGLIGPNGAGKTTLFNALSGFVKPTAGLVTFQGRNITGVEPDRLARLGIARTFQVERPFEDLSVIENVLVACFLHHRGRKAQEHAFEMLEIVGLADRALQPAAELNLARRRRLELAKALALEPKLLFLDEVIAGLNPPAQAEMIGLIRSLADRGIGIVMVEHIMQVIMTLSDHVICMAFGEKISEGTPAHVASDPSVIKAYLGDDDD; via the coding sequence ATGACCACCACTGCACCGCACCCCATTCAGGACACCGCCACCGCGCCCCTGCTGCGCGCCGAAAATGTCCGCGTGCAGTTTGGCGGCTTGGTGGCCGTCAAGGATATCAGCCTCGCGGTCAAGTCCGGAGAGATCCTCGGCTTGATCGGTCCCAACGGCGCCGGGAAAACCACCCTTTTCAACGCGCTCTCCGGCTTCGTGAAACCCACGGCGGGCCTGGTCACCTTTCAGGGGCGCAATATCACCGGCGTGGAACCCGACCGCCTCGCGCGCCTCGGTATCGCGCGCACCTTTCAGGTGGAGCGTCCCTTCGAGGACCTCAGCGTCATCGAGAATGTGCTGGTCGCCTGCTTCCTGCACCACCGCGGGCGCAAGGCGCAGGAGCACGCTTTTGAGATGCTGGAGATCGTCGGTCTGGCCGACCGCGCCCTGCAGCCTGCCGCCGAGCTCAACCTGGCCCGCCGCCGCCGTCTGGAACTGGCCAAGGCGCTGGCGCTCGAACCCAAGCTGCTCTTTCTCGACGAGGTCATCGCGGGCCTCAACCCGCCCGCGCAGGCCGAGATGATCGGCCTGATCCGCTCGCTTGCCGACCGTGGCATCGGCATCGTCATGGTGGAGCACATCATGCAGGTGATCATGACGCTCTCGGACCACGTGATCTGCATGGCCTTCGGTGAAAAGATCAGCGAGGGCACACCCGCCCACGTCGCGAGCGATCCCAGCGTCATCAAGGCCTACCTGGGAGACGACGATGACTGA
- a CDS encoding branched-chain amino acid ABC transporter permease — protein sequence MTTTSAHSPRALPKINFGSTWLSLALIALMIIYPFVFGKNMNWGIATLIFAGLALSWNILGGWTGQESFGHAALAGVGAYTLTLLAIHYQIAPWWGALIGMALATLLSLGWGWLTFRLRGAYFTLSSIAIALLIRIYAINDPNKFTGGSEGLFMPDLPTFFGLDLFDRRVEYWLAFAFVLLVLLITHVIRRSRLGYALLAVREDEESARALGINPLRMKMTAFAISAALTALGGCIYAIYLQAFEPHTLLELPLSIQIALMAIIGGRSSIQGPILGAIVILGLGELTRSFLGEANLLIYGFLILIVTLFAPGGIMGLFNKTGAKLGKAR from the coding sequence ATGACCACCACTTCTGCCCATAGTCCCCGCGCCCTTCCGAAAATCAACTTCGGCAGTACCTGGCTTTCGCTGGCGCTGATTGCCCTGATGATCATTTACCCGTTCGTGTTCGGAAAGAACATGAACTGGGGCATCGCCACCCTGATCTTCGCGGGTCTGGCCCTGTCCTGGAACATCCTGGGCGGCTGGACCGGTCAGGAAAGCTTCGGGCACGCCGCCCTGGCCGGGGTAGGCGCCTACACCCTGACGCTGCTCGCCATTCACTACCAGATCGCACCCTGGTGGGGCGCCCTGATCGGCATGGCGCTCGCCACGCTGCTCTCGCTCGGCTGGGGCTGGCTGACCTTCCGTCTGCGGGGCGCGTACTTCACGCTGTCCTCCATCGCGATTGCGCTGCTGATCCGCATTTACGCCATCAACGACCCCAACAAGTTCACCGGTGGCAGCGAAGGTCTCTTCATGCCCGACCTGCCCACATTCTTCGGCCTGGATCTTTTCGACCGCCGGGTAGAGTACTGGCTGGCGTTCGCGTTTGTGCTGCTGGTGCTGCTTATCACGCACGTCATCCGCCGCTCGCGGCTTGGCTACGCGCTGCTCGCGGTGCGTGAAGACGAGGAAAGCGCGCGCGCCCTGGGCATCAACCCGCTGCGCATGAAGATGACCGCCTTCGCGATCAGCGCGGCCCTCACGGCCCTCGGCGGCTGCATCTACGCCATCTACCTGCAGGCCTTCGAGCCACACACGCTGCTCGAACTGCCCCTCAGCATCCAGATCGCCCTGATGGCCATCATCGGCGGACGCAGCAGCATCCAGGGTCCGATTCTCGGCGCCATCGTGATCCTGGGCCTGGGAGAACTCACCCGCAGTTTCCTCGGCGAAGCGAACCTGCTGATCTACGGCTTTTTGATCCTGATCGTGACGCTCTTTGCGCCGGGCGGCATCATGGGCCTTTTCAACAAGACCGGCGCGAAACTCGGGAAGGCACGATGA